The proteins below come from a single Desulfitobacterium metallireducens DSM 15288 genomic window:
- a CDS encoding alanine-tRNA synthetase second additional domain-containing protein: MAMISTFFVHDHLMQAVYFAPRGKKRLLFLGSNLQQRYLNPEDKLIGFIGDAGAGKSLLIRGMFPGLELTNDDNGINVRPLPLIEDAERDHFRCHTYHLDVRFETAFTQPWRIAEAIKKALSKERRVVIEHFDLIYPLLGLNAEVLIGVGEEVIVTRPTVFGPEPQAIGDIVFESIKYRRMAHSAEDITSMILEEMGLEKPEVHSDIKHGFVLELPGKPDIDLDLVEERVRQIIQADLPIGFCDEDHIRLGESLYPCTGPRIHMKRTSEIRNFRLLKEFRFDPIQKLYTIAGVVGDEVPSRSVALVGKRDVEV; the protein is encoded by the coding sequence ATGGCGATGATTTCTACATTCTTTGTGCACGATCATCTCATGCAAGCCGTCTATTTTGCGCCCCGGGGGAAGAAACGTTTGCTTTTTTTAGGGAGCAATCTGCAACAGCGCTATTTAAACCCTGAGGATAAGTTAATTGGTTTTATAGGAGATGCAGGTGCCGGAAAATCTCTTTTAATTCGGGGTATGTTTCCGGGGCTAGAACTAACCAATGATGATAATGGGATCAATGTTCGTCCCCTTCCGTTAATCGAAGATGCGGAACGCGATCATTTCCGTTGTCACACCTATCACCTTGATGTGCGCTTTGAAACGGCGTTTACCCAGCCTTGGAGGATAGCAGAGGCCATTAAAAAAGCCTTGAGTAAAGAACGGCGCGTGGTCATCGAACATTTCGATCTTATCTATCCGCTTTTAGGACTCAATGCAGAGGTCCTGATTGGTGTAGGTGAAGAAGTCATTGTAACCCGTCCAACGGTTTTCGGCCCAGAACCGCAAGCCATTGGGGACATTGTTTTTGAGTCCATTAAATATCGGAGGATGGCTCATTCGGCTGAAGATATTACGTCCATGATTCTCGAAGAGATGGGACTTGAGAAGCCTGAGGTCCATAGTGATATTAAACACGGTTTTGTCTTAGAGCTTCCAGGAAAACCGGATATTGATCTTGATCTCGTAGAGGAACGGGTTAGACAAATTATTCAGGCTGATTTGCCGATCGGCTTTTGCGATGAGGATCACATTCGATTGGGTGAAAGCCTTTATCCGTGTACCGGTCCCCGCATACATATGAAGAGAACCTCAGAGATTAGGAATTTTCGACTCCTCAAAGAATTTCGCTTTGATCCCATTCAAAAGCTTTACACCATTGCTGGAGTCGTGGGGGATGAAGTTCCGTCACGGTCAGTGGCTTTGGTGGGAAAACGCGATGTGGAAGTGTAA
- a CDS encoding globin-coupled sensor protein, which yields MIQLHQFDLKESLQLLRIDGQQLTLLKELRPLIEHDIDDIVRNFYSHVLTVPALKAIIDQHSSTDRLYVTMKKYILSIFTDKVDEEYMTWRVTIGNVHKRINLPPFYYLSSYQVLYDDILPRIQQQYRKKPEQAFRLSLALLRILSFDQQVVMASYIQSYMQAIDKKEELEHAYVEIDSLQRRVSEASQALAATSEETAASASQMHEATEMISQNAGEAAQFSRKVDSLAQEGSQKIQKISERILGLADMTAKMQDRMIELDESSARIASITDVIKEIASQTNLLALNAAIEAARAGESGRGFGVVAEEVKKLASNSEQSVKEISAMITLTKQNTAAVNKAIVETTREMQGAATEAREVVNRFADIMSAINASIQQVQEIASQIDALTQTAGQIGAASEDVANSATSLAQMGLRE from the coding sequence ATGATTCAACTTCATCAATTTGATCTCAAGGAATCGTTACAATTACTTCGGATAGATGGACAGCAGTTAACGTTGCTGAAGGAATTACGTCCATTGATTGAACATGATATCGATGATATTGTTCGTAACTTCTATAGTCATGTTTTAACCGTACCTGCACTCAAAGCGATTATTGATCAACATTCTTCCACTGATCGACTTTATGTCACAATGAAAAAGTATATCCTTTCGATTTTCACGGATAAGGTCGATGAGGAGTATATGACTTGGCGAGTCACTATTGGAAATGTACATAAGCGGATCAATTTACCGCCCTTTTACTATTTAAGCTCTTATCAGGTGCTCTATGATGATATTTTGCCGCGTATACAGCAACAGTATCGAAAAAAGCCGGAGCAGGCTTTTCGTTTGAGTCTTGCCCTGCTTAGAATTTTAAGTTTCGACCAACAGGTGGTTATGGCTAGTTATATCCAGTCCTATATGCAAGCTATCGATAAAAAAGAAGAGCTTGAACATGCATATGTAGAGATTGATAGTCTGCAACGCCGTGTCAGTGAGGCGAGTCAAGCTTTGGCGGCGACTTCGGAAGAAACGGCAGCTTCCGCGTCACAAATGCATGAAGCCACAGAAATGATCTCTCAAAATGCGGGTGAAGCGGCACAATTTTCACGGAAGGTTGATAGCTTAGCCCAAGAAGGGTCACAAAAGATCCAAAAGATTTCTGAGCGTATTCTGGGATTAGCCGATATGACTGCTAAAATGCAGGACAGAATGATTGAACTTGATGAAAGCTCAGCTCGAATCGCCAGTATTACAGATGTGATTAAAGAAATTGCTTCGCAAACGAACCTTTTAGCCTTAAATGCTGCAATTGAAGCAGCTCGTGCTGGGGAGAGTGGTCGGGGCTTCGGGGTTGTGGCTGAGGAAGTTAAAAAGCTCGCTAGCAATTCCGAACAATCCGTAAAAGAGATCAGTGCAATGATCACTCTAACGAAACAAAACACGGCAGCTGTTAATAAAGCGATTGTAGAGACAACGCGGGAGATGCAAGGGGCAGCTACGGAAGCGCGTGAAGTGGTGAATCGGTTTGCAGATATCATGTCAGCGATTAACGCAAGCATTCAGCAAGTTCAAGAAATTGCTAGTCAGATTGATGCCCTTACACAAACGGCAGGGCAAATCGGAGCGGCTTCTGAAGATGTAGCGAACTCAGCAACATCTTTGGCTCAGATGGGTCTTCGAGAATAG
- a CDS encoding XTP/dITP diphosphatase produces MKILLATQNQGKVKELQEMLSDASIEVLSLRDIPDWEEVEETGSTFAENAAIKAHAAAERTGYIVLADDSGLEVDALGGAPGVFSARYAGEPKDDERNNDKLLERLQEIPDEERTGRFRCALVIATPEGQEFLTEGTVEGRILRVRRGQEGFGYDPLFFIPDFGRTMAELTMIQKNKVSHRAQAMQKAIPILKDLVHP; encoded by the coding sequence ATGAAGATTTTGCTTGCTACTCAGAATCAGGGTAAGGTGAAGGAACTCCAAGAGATGCTGTCTGATGCTTCAATTGAGGTGCTGTCCTTGAGAGACATACCGGATTGGGAAGAAGTTGAGGAAACGGGTTCGACGTTTGCTGAAAACGCAGCGATTAAAGCGCATGCTGCAGCAGAGCGGACGGGATATATTGTTTTAGCGGATGATTCAGGCTTAGAAGTGGATGCACTTGGGGGTGCGCCTGGAGTTTTTTCCGCACGTTATGCCGGGGAACCTAAAGATGATGAGCGGAATAATGATAAACTACTCGAAAGATTGCAGGAGATTCCAGATGAAGAAAGAACAGGACGGTTTCGTTGTGCTTTGGTGATTGCGACGCCAGAAGGGCAAGAGTTTTTGACTGAAGGAACAGTGGAAGGACGCATTCTGCGCGTTCGGCGTGGACAGGAAGGGTTTGGCTATGATCCGCTCTTCTTCATCCCGGATTTTGGACGTACAATGGCGGAGTTAACGATGATTCAAAAAAATAAAGTGAGTCATCGTGCTCAAGCAATGCAAAAAGCGATTCCTATTTTAAAGGATTTAGTTCACCCGTAA
- a CDS encoding (Fe-S)-binding protein, with amino-acid sequence MGLLADVYEMLNTCNKCGSCHTACKTYKVDGAETRVARGRVQLIKAVADGNLDPNDPVYEDAIMSCLVCGECALACPSGVHANELVMVARRDLKLRKGIHPFAKSFALKTLADPQKLDRGFKLFRGMGKSTLEKIDGMEFFRGIDIKNMPVAKKAFLEQVPERITVAHPKHKVAFYVGCFLNQSLDGTAHSVVKVLTKNDSDVIIPKDQVCCGLPQYAYGDYETAKVNARKTIKTFLDNNRDAEVVLTACGSCASMLKEEYLKLFADEPAFLPKVKEFSDKVVEFSQYMAQIGVDKSQLHNSIPTKVTYHDPCHMVRGLHITEQPRQMLKILPRVEFVEMNEANRCCGASGLVQAFYHEISTKITREKTSNIKDTEADVVATTCPACMLRLQSGISLAGQDQKVMHVADLMAQAYQD; translated from the coding sequence GTGGGGCTTTTGGCAGATGTTTATGAAATGCTCAACACGTGCAACAAATGTGGGTCATGCCATACAGCTTGTAAAACATACAAGGTGGATGGAGCAGAGACTCGAGTTGCACGGGGTAGAGTGCAATTGATCAAGGCAGTTGCTGATGGGAATCTAGATCCAAACGATCCAGTGTATGAAGATGCGATCATGAGCTGTCTCGTATGTGGAGAATGTGCTCTTGCATGTCCGAGTGGGGTTCATGCAAATGAACTGGTTATGGTGGCAAGACGCGATCTAAAATTAAGAAAAGGAATTCATCCTTTTGCTAAATCGTTTGCCTTGAAGACTTTAGCAGATCCCCAAAAACTCGATCGTGGTTTTAAACTTTTCAGAGGAATGGGAAAAAGTACACTTGAAAAGATCGATGGCATGGAGTTCTTCCGTGGTATTGATATCAAAAATATGCCTGTTGCTAAGAAGGCTTTCCTGGAGCAAGTTCCGGAGCGGATTACAGTTGCCCATCCGAAACATAAAGTCGCTTTCTATGTGGGTTGTTTCTTGAATCAATCCTTAGATGGAACGGCTCATTCTGTTGTTAAGGTTTTAACCAAAAATGATAGTGATGTAATAATCCCTAAGGATCAAGTTTGTTGCGGCTTGCCTCAATATGCTTATGGTGATTATGAAACGGCTAAAGTGAATGCGCGCAAGACGATTAAAACATTCTTGGATAATAATCGCGATGCAGAAGTGGTTTTGACGGCATGTGGTTCCTGTGCTTCGATGCTCAAAGAAGAATATCTAAAACTCTTTGCCGATGAGCCCGCCTTCCTCCCTAAAGTAAAAGAATTTAGTGACAAAGTCGTTGAATTCTCGCAATATATGGCACAAATCGGTGTTGATAAATCACAACTCCATAACAGTATTCCAACAAAAGTGACTTATCATGACCCTTGCCATATGGTTCGTGGCCTTCATATCACAGAACAACCTCGTCAAATGCTGAAAATTCTTCCAAGGGTTGAATTTGTTGAAATGAATGAAGCAAACCGTTGCTGTGGTGCTTCTGGTCTTGTTCAAGCCTTCTACCACGAGATATCGACTAAGATTACTCGTGAGAAAACGAGTAATATCAAAGATACCGAGGCAGATGTTGTGGCCACAACTTGTCCAGCATGTATGCTGCGGCTACAGAGCGGAATCAGTTTGGCAGGTCAGGATCAAAAAGTAATGCATGTAGCTGATCTAATGGCACAAGCTTATCAAGATTAA
- a CDS encoding IclR family transcriptional regulator, whose protein sequence is MAEKYVQTLERSLDILEVLAQAEEPLGVTEIGNRISLHKSTVHRILQTLCYRGYVDKEKESERYHLGIKIVELGIRFFNDLEIRKVASPYLSELAKSLDEVVNLVLHDDGEIVYIDKTESSHVVSMQSKVGRRAPMHCTAVGKAILSTLPEDEVLRILDVKGMPRQTLNTITEPEKLLENLREIRGNKIAVEQEENEIGIICLGTPVFDYSGRAIGAVSVSGPASRMEEKGVQKIGEALKQVGEEISRNLGFSSMMKHRYDS, encoded by the coding sequence GTGGCAGAGAAATATGTACAAACCCTTGAGCGTTCCTTAGACATCCTTGAGGTCTTGGCTCAGGCCGAAGAACCTTTAGGCGTAACTGAAATTGGGAATCGTATTAGCCTTCATAAGAGTACGGTTCATCGTATTTTACAAACGTTATGTTACCGAGGTTATGTGGACAAGGAAAAGGAAAGTGAACGCTATCATCTAGGAATCAAAATTGTAGAATTGGGAATCCGCTTCTTTAATGACTTGGAAATACGGAAAGTTGCATCACCTTATTTATCAGAGCTTGCAAAATCACTGGATGAGGTTGTTAATCTTGTTTTACACGACGATGGAGAAATTGTTTATATTGATAAAACGGAGAGTTCTCATGTTGTGAGTATGCAATCGAAGGTGGGACGAAGAGCGCCCATGCATTGTACTGCGGTTGGAAAGGCTATTCTTTCAACTCTTCCAGAAGATGAGGTGCTTCGGATTCTTGATGTCAAGGGAATGCCACGACAAACCCTTAATACCATCACAGAGCCGGAAAAACTGTTGGAAAATCTTCGCGAAATTAGGGGAAACAAAATAGCCGTAGAGCAAGAAGAAAATGAGATCGGCATTATTTGTCTGGGGACTCCTGTTTTTGATTATTCGGGGCGCGCGATTGGTGCGGTAAGCGTTTCTGGTCCGGCAAGCCGCATGGAAGAAAAAGGGGTTCAAAAAATTGGAGAAGCCTTAAAACAGGTGGGAGAAGAAATTTCGAGAAATCTCGGTTTTTCTTCAATGATGAAACATCGTTACGACTCGTGA
- a CDS encoding FAD-binding oxidoreductase → MSNAIVSNLKGIVGDQYVIDNPSEMANYLKGTGKPAVVVLPGNASEVSSVVTLANEQNIKISVGGQVADTQDLGEGIVMIMARMNKIIEIDHQNLVAVVEPGMTHQEFVKQVEEAGLYFPPEPYAVDTSSIGGCFAIGDSDSKTFKYGPTRTFLLGFDMVQPTGEIMEIGNKCIKNVSGLDFIHLAVGSQGTFGIFTKLLVKLLPLPGVKKAVVARFASLHKANATFNTFIKRNIQPDRINLISENLVKDVLPGQGHLALIDLEGYVQSSQNVANEIAAVFTLGGGTDVQIIEDAATYENVINAWLKVRQAMNNKPEQVIEFAVGPMKMPKALAQLEGIVGELGAYPGVVVEGLLGCAQILLPENADMMALAKKVNKMAMSLGGNVTGLFGHKLMCEEYNDAEMWSATTEIINGLRRQFDPKGIMNPGVNLQA, encoded by the coding sequence ATGAGCAACGCAATCGTAAGTAATTTAAAAGGGATTGTTGGCGACCAATACGTTATTGACAACCCATCGGAAATGGCTAACTATCTGAAAGGAACTGGAAAACCAGCAGTGGTAGTCCTTCCTGGAAATGCTTCCGAAGTATCCAGTGTTGTTACATTGGCAAATGAGCAAAATATTAAAATCTCGGTCGGTGGACAAGTGGCTGATACTCAAGATTTAGGTGAGGGTATCGTCATGATCATGGCTCGTATGAATAAAATCATCGAAATTGATCATCAGAACCTTGTTGCTGTAGTCGAGCCAGGAATGACTCATCAAGAGTTTGTTAAGCAAGTGGAGGAAGCAGGGCTGTATTTCCCTCCAGAACCCTATGCCGTGGATACTAGCTCCATCGGCGGCTGCTTTGCAATCGGTGATTCGGATTCGAAGACCTTTAAGTATGGCCCGACACGGACGTTCCTCTTAGGCTTTGACATGGTTCAGCCTACGGGTGAGATTATGGAGATCGGAAACAAATGTATTAAGAACGTTTCCGGATTAGACTTCATCCACCTTGCAGTGGGGAGTCAAGGAACGTTTGGGATATTTACCAAACTTTTAGTGAAACTCTTACCCTTGCCTGGAGTAAAGAAGGCCGTTGTCGCACGTTTTGCATCCTTGCATAAAGCCAATGCAACTTTCAATACGTTTATTAAACGAAACATTCAACCGGATCGGATCAATCTGATCAGCGAAAACTTGGTGAAAGACGTTCTTCCCGGTCAAGGGCACCTTGCTTTGATCGATTTGGAAGGATACGTTCAGTCTTCTCAAAACGTGGCCAATGAAATTGCGGCCGTTTTTACCTTGGGTGGGGGAACGGATGTCCAAATTATCGAAGATGCAGCAACCTATGAGAACGTCATTAACGCATGGCTCAAGGTTCGTCAGGCTATGAATAATAAGCCTGAGCAAGTTATCGAGTTTGCTGTAGGACCGATGAAAATGCCAAAAGCGCTTGCTCAATTAGAAGGAATTGTTGGAGAACTGGGAGCTTATCCTGGAGTTGTCGTTGAAGGACTATTAGGATGCGCTCAAATCCTTCTGCCGGAGAATGCGGATATGATGGCTTTGGCCAAAAAAGTCAATAAAATGGCGATGTCCTTGGGTGGCAATGTGACTGGACTTTTTGGACACAAACTGATGTGCGAAGAATATAATGACGCGGAAATGTGGTCTGCTACCACAGAAATCATCAATGGACTTCGCAGACAATTTGACCCTAAAGGGATTATGAATCCTGGAGTAAACCTGCAGGC
- the rph gene encoding ribonuclease PH gives MKRYDGREADQLRSVKITRGFTQNPEGSVLIEVGMTRVLCTASVEEKVPSFQKGSGLGWVTAEYSMLPRATQTRTPREASRGKLTGRTMEIQRLIGRALRSVVDFKKLGERTIWIDCDVLQADGGTRTASITGAYVALVDAIQYLIQKGSLKESPLQDTLAAVSVGKVEGVPILDLAYPEDSRAEVDMNVVMTGAGKFVEIQGTAEEVPFDRSELDQFLALAEKGIRELMSEQKAALKLV, from the coding sequence ATGAAACGATATGATGGACGAGAAGCAGATCAATTACGTTCGGTTAAAATTACGAGAGGGTTTACACAGAATCCAGAAGGATCTGTACTCATTGAAGTGGGGATGACACGAGTGCTTTGTACAGCCTCGGTGGAGGAGAAGGTTCCTTCTTTTCAAAAAGGGTCGGGTCTGGGTTGGGTCACTGCTGAATACTCCATGTTGCCTAGAGCGACGCAAACACGGACGCCACGAGAAGCATCGAGAGGAAAACTAACGGGGAGAACCATGGAAATTCAGCGTTTAATCGGGCGGGCCCTGCGCTCAGTCGTGGATTTCAAAAAACTGGGTGAACGCACAATTTGGATTGACTGCGATGTATTACAAGCGGATGGAGGCACGCGTACAGCTTCAATCACGGGGGCATATGTAGCCCTGGTCGACGCGATTCAATACCTGATTCAGAAGGGAAGCTTAAAAGAAAGTCCGCTTCAAGATACTTTAGCAGCAGTGTCTGTAGGAAAAGTGGAAGGTGTTCCTATTTTAGATCTGGCTTATCCTGAAGACTCTCGTGCTGAAGTGGATATGAATGTTGTCATGACGGGTGCAGGTAAGTTTGTAGAAATTCAAGGGACAGCTGAAGAAGTTCCGTTTGATCGGAGTGAACTTGACCAATTTTTAGCGCTTGCTGAAAAAGGGATCCGTGAATTGATGAGCGAGCAAAAAGCCGCTTTAAAGTTAGTTTAA
- a CDS encoding RsmB/NOP family class I SAM-dependent RNA methyltransferase has translation MLSSKLPQLFNERMAQDLKDEFSAFIASYDSPRLNGLRVNTLKLSAEAFLKRWPFELEPISWAKDGFYYHYTTQPGQHPYHAAGVYYLQEPSAMAVLHYLDPQPGERVLDLAAAPGGKSTGIAARLNRKGLLWSNEIHPTRARILAQNMDRWGAPNVIVSNENPDHLANHFRGFFDKVLLDAPCSGEGMFRKDPEVMEEWSLEHVQSCAHRQALIIESAAALVRPGGRLVYSTCTFAPQENEEVILRFLESHPEFSPLSLPDPAPDFVHPSTLPEGVRLYPHRIRGEGHFIVALLKAEKMSDSSSPSVSTAKKAKKQKRLAASANASYRSPQNSLNPELDGFIKETLSSSSLNPDLLGAQRFSSENILAFGDHLYSVPEPHLDFQGLSILRPGLYLGEKKPGRFQPGQSLALALTPDSVSSYLALSREDPLLERYLHGEAIPNEGPNGWVLVGVEEFPLGWGKRVQGLLKNHYPKELRNR, from the coding sequence TTGCTCTCATCAAAACTTCCGCAGCTCTTTAATGAGCGCATGGCTCAAGACCTCAAGGATGAATTTTCGGCGTTTATCGCCTCATATGATTCTCCACGCCTTAATGGCTTAAGAGTAAATACCCTGAAGTTAAGTGCCGAAGCTTTTCTTAAGCGCTGGCCCTTTGAACTCGAACCCATTTCCTGGGCCAAGGATGGCTTTTACTATCATTATACCACTCAACCAGGGCAACATCCCTATCATGCTGCTGGAGTGTATTATTTGCAGGAACCTTCAGCCATGGCCGTTCTTCATTATTTAGATCCTCAGCCCGGTGAACGGGTTCTCGATCTGGCTGCAGCCCCTGGCGGCAAATCCACAGGAATTGCTGCTCGTTTAAACCGAAAAGGACTTCTCTGGTCCAATGAAATTCATCCCACTCGTGCCAGAATTCTCGCTCAAAATATGGATCGTTGGGGAGCACCTAATGTCATTGTATCGAACGAAAACCCTGATCACCTTGCGAATCATTTCCGTGGTTTCTTTGATAAAGTGCTGCTTGACGCACCGTGTTCTGGAGAAGGTATGTTTCGCAAAGACCCGGAAGTTATGGAAGAATGGTCCTTAGAACATGTTCAATCTTGTGCCCATCGTCAAGCATTAATTATAGAATCAGCTGCAGCACTTGTTCGCCCCGGAGGACGTCTCGTATATTCTACCTGCACGTTTGCACCCCAAGAGAATGAAGAGGTCATTCTGCGTTTTCTCGAGTCTCATCCCGAGTTTAGCCCGCTTTCCCTTCCTGACCCTGCCCCAGATTTTGTCCATCCCTCGACACTTCCTGAAGGTGTTCGACTTTATCCCCATCGCATTCGCGGCGAAGGGCATTTTATCGTAGCACTCCTTAAAGCAGAGAAAATGTCTGATTCGAGTAGCCCCTCTGTGAGCACCGCCAAAAAAGCAAAAAAGCAAAAACGTCTAGCTGCCTCAGCAAATGCATCTTACCGCTCTCCGCAAAACTCTCTCAATCCTGAACTTGATGGATTTATTAAAGAAACCTTATCCTCATCCTCATTAAACCCTGATCTCCTCGGAGCTCAACGGTTCTCATCGGAGAATATTCTCGCCTTTGGAGATCATCTTTATTCCGTTCCCGAACCTCATCTTGATTTTCAGGGATTATCGATTCTTCGGCCAGGTCTCTATTTGGGCGAGAAAAAACCCGGTCGTTTCCAACCGGGTCAATCCCTAGCCCTAGCCTTAACTCCAGACTCTGTTTCTTCCTACCTGGCCTTGTCACGTGAAGATCCTCTACTCGAGCGTTATCTCCACGGTGAAGCGATCCCCAATGAAGGTCCTAATGGCTGGGTCCTCGTCGGCGTCGAAGAATTTCCACTCGGCTGGGGAAAACGCGTCCAAGGGTTGCTCAAAAATCACTACCCTAAGGAGCTCCGAAATCGCTAG
- a CDS encoding HD domain-containing phosphohydrolase: MRPEYASLIRRMWSFSKALDLALVDEEIEKGFHTHIGQRHGERVAYIALSLAQKLKRPEEDLINVMVAGLLHDIGAVGGFRKFHGDSRLIREHCILGSEIVILFPEGDILAPAIRFHHEAPDVNYSALKEDPEKVPLLAKILGLADRIDVALSSRKVLTKSEKDKLIRWVIEHEGIFFFPEIVPAFLGLAQQEAFWLDLEQPNLMQIAFQMLGMSCDMLAHGNLGSQFTSMLAITFADLIDQKSSFTARHSHSVSETVERLAKAVGWNEKAVEEIRVAGLLHDLGKLSIPRRILDKPGHLDPDEIEVIRTHTYFTYRLLDEAGFPMQVVRWAAYHHERLDGTGYPFALTSSELDTGSRLMTIADIFAALTEERPYRKALSEGVALDILEKGSGIQVDPELMKVAWKALG, translated from the coding sequence ATGAGGCCAGAATATGCATCCCTTATTCGGAGGATGTGGAGTTTCTCTAAAGCGCTTGACCTTGCTTTGGTGGATGAAGAGATCGAAAAGGGATTTCATACTCATATTGGTCAACGTCATGGGGAACGAGTTGCATATATTGCGTTAAGTCTTGCTCAAAAGCTAAAACGACCTGAAGAAGATTTAATCAATGTTATGGTGGCGGGGTTACTCCATGATATCGGGGCAGTTGGCGGGTTTCGAAAGTTTCATGGGGATAGCCGTCTAATCAGGGAACATTGCATTTTAGGTTCGGAAATAGTCATTCTTTTTCCCGAGGGGGATATTCTTGCTCCGGCGATCCGGTTTCATCATGAAGCTCCGGATGTTAACTATAGTGCCCTAAAAGAGGATCCTGAAAAGGTTCCTTTGCTTGCGAAAATATTAGGACTTGCAGACAGAATTGATGTTGCTCTGAGCAGCAGGAAAGTGCTGACAAAGTCGGAGAAGGATAAGCTGATTCGTTGGGTAATAGAACATGAGGGCATTTTCTTCTTTCCTGAGATTGTGCCTGCCTTTCTAGGACTTGCACAGCAAGAAGCGTTTTGGCTTGATTTAGAGCAACCCAACTTAATGCAGATTGCTTTTCAAATGCTAGGAATGAGTTGTGATATGTTAGCCCATGGCAATTTAGGATCCCAATTTACGTCTATGCTAGCGATAACCTTTGCTGATTTAATTGACCAAAAAAGTTCATTTACAGCTCGGCATTCTCACTCCGTATCGGAAACGGTAGAGAGATTGGCGAAAGCGGTAGGATGGAATGAGAAAGCGGTAGAAGAAATACGGGTAGCGGGACTTTTACATGATCTAGGTAAGCTCTCCATTCCTCGAAGGATTCTCGATAAGCCCGGACACTTAGATCCAGATGAGATTGAGGTGATTCGGACCCATACGTACTTTACATACCGTTTACTGGATGAAGCAGGTTTCCCTATGCAGGTTGTGCGTTGGGCAGCTTACCATCATGAGCGGCTTGATGGCACCGGTTATCCTTTTGCACTGACTTCAAGTGAACTAGATACGGGATCTCGTTTGATGACGATTGCCGATATATTTGCCGCGCTTACGGAGGAACGTCCTTATCGAAAGGCCCTAAGTGAGGGAGTCGCTTTAGATATTCTTGAAAAAGGGTCGGGTATACAGGTAGATCCAGAGTTGATGAAAGTCGCTTGGAAAGCGCTGGGCTAG
- a CDS encoding O-methyltransferase, producing MFYSFELEQYLGELLPEREELLKEMESQALQETIPVVTPPVGNFLAFLVKTSQASRILEIGTAIGYSTLWLAQGFEGRKGQITTIDLNVDRARRAIEYFKRAGIEEHVEVLFGDARKIIPTLEGDFDFVFVDAAKGEYLDYLNLVLPRIAPGGMLVVDNVLFRGWVVPGSEFAPKYNRLISHLREFLTNLTRNPDFQTSVLPLGDGVSVSIRKR from the coding sequence GTGTTTTATTCTTTTGAGTTGGAACAATATCTAGGAGAACTGTTGCCTGAACGAGAGGAACTTCTTAAGGAAATGGAGTCCCAGGCTTTGCAAGAGACGATCCCAGTCGTAACTCCGCCTGTGGGTAATTTTCTCGCCTTTTTAGTGAAGACAAGTCAAGCGTCACGAATTTTAGAGATTGGAACGGCAATTGGCTATTCAACCTTATGGCTAGCTCAAGGGTTCGAGGGGCGCAAGGGACAGATTACGACGATCGATCTCAATGTGGATCGAGCCAGGCGGGCAATTGAATATTTTAAACGGGCCGGGATTGAGGAACATGTTGAGGTTCTTTTTGGAGATGCCCGCAAAATCATACCGACGTTAGAGGGCGATTTTGACTTTGTGTTTGTCGATGCCGCTAAGGGTGAGTATTTGGACTATTTAAACTTGGTTTTGCCACGGATTGCCCCTGGAGGAATGTTGGTCGTTGATAATGTATTATTTCGAGGCTGGGTGGTTCCGGGGTCAGAATTTGCTCCAAAATATAACCGGTTGATTAGTCATCTACGCGAGTTTTTAACTAATCTAACCCGAAATCCTGATTTTCAGACGAGTGTGCTTCCGTTAGGCGATGGGGTATCGGTCAGCATTCGGAAGCGCTAG